From Corvus hawaiiensis isolate bCorHaw1 chromosome 13, bCorHaw1.pri.cur, whole genome shotgun sequence, one genomic window encodes:
- the FBXL22 gene encoding F-box and leucine-rich protein 22, translated as MHITQLNQECLLHLFSFLDKNSRKNLAETCHKLLEVFQDPLLWSLLNFHSPVELKKDNFFLGPALKYLSICWYSERVKVCNIEDWMKKSFQKDFCNRHENTVSDFLLDVCNRCPNLLSLTLSGCGHVTDDCILQVLKNCPNLKSLKLENCVRITDHTLEAVTLHGASLRTLHVDFCRNITQAGLERVRQKCPSVMLRAERSANMIPDSKPEKKLEKASRKLVQL; from the exons ATGCACATAACCCAGCTCAACcaggaatgccttttgcatctcttttcctttctggacAAAAACAGTAGGAAAAATTTAGCAGAAACATGTCACAAGTTGCTAGAAGTGTTTCAGGATCCTTTACTGTGGTCTTTGTTGAACTTTCATTCTCCAGTGGAACTAAAGAAGGATAATTTCTTCCTGGGACCTGCTTTAAAATACTTATCCATCTGCTGGTATTCAGAGAGAGTCAAGGTGTGTAACATTGAGGACTGGATGAAAAAAAGTTTCCAGAAAGACTTCTGTAACAGGCATGAGAACACTGTCAGTGATTTTTTACTAGACGTTTGCAACAG ATGTCCAAATCTGCTGTCTCTGACCCTCTCTGGATGTGGCCACGTTACAGATGACTGCATTTTGCAGGTTCTCAAGAACTGCCCAAACCTGAAGAGCCTCAAACTGGAGAACTGTGTGCGGATCACTGACCACACACTGGAGGCAGTGACCCTCCATGGGGCATCACTGCGAACGCTCCACGTGGATTTCTGCCGCAACATAACACAAGCTGGACTAGAGAGAGTCAGGCAGAAGTGTCCTTCAGTAATGCTGAGAGCAGAGAGAAGTGCTAACATGATCCCCGACAGTAAGCCagaaaaaaagcttgaaaaagCATCAAGAAAATTGGTTCAGCTCTAA